The Anabaena sp. PCC 7108 region ACTCATCTGGGGTAAAATCAGTTATTGTCGCTTCTGGGGTAAGGTTTGGTGGGTTGGTTTGAGCAATAACCATGCGATCGCACCTCCTGTATGATTAGACCTAAGACGATTATCACCTGAATACAGAAAATTAACCCAATTGAAATCCGGTATTAGTCACAAAAAAAGCTAAGAAAATAAGTATTATTACGTCAAAATCGCTCCACCCATTAACCGCGCATACCTATATTTCAACTCATCCTGCATCAACGGCCAACGCTCTAAATCCACATCCATATCAATTACTTTCTCTGCTGCTTGTCGCGCTAACAGCAAAACTTCCTCATCTTCCACCAAACTAGCTAAAGTAAAATCTGCTACACCTGATTGACGAGTTCCCATCACTTCCCCAGGCCCCCGAAAACGCATATCCATTTCCGAGATAAAAAACCCATCCTGCGACTGTTCCAACACCTTCAACCGTTGTTGAGCATCAGGACTTCTGGAACTGCTCATTAATAAACAATAAGACTGCGCCGCACCTCGTCCAACCCGTCCCCGTAATTGGTGTAGTTGCGATAAACCAAATCTTTCCGCGTGTTCAATTAGCATCACTGTGGCATTTGGCACATCTACACCGACTTCAACCACAGTAGTAGAAACTAAAATCTGCGTTTCATTATCGCGGAATTTGGTAATAGCTTCGTCCTTTTCGGCTGAACTCATGCGTCCATGTAAAAGTCCCACTTGAAAGTCAGGAAAAACGCTTTCTTTTAACTTTTGATGTTCATCTACCGCAGAACGCAAATCTAATTTTTCTGATTCTTCCACCAACGGTAAAACCACATATATTTGTCTACCTTGGGCAACTTCTCGACGCATTAAATCATAAGCTTGATGTCGTTGCTGTCCACTTAATAAAGTAGTTTGAATTTGTTGTCTTCCCGGTGGTAATTCATCAATTTGACTAACATCTAAATCTCCATGTACCGTTAACGCTAATGTCCGGGGAATAGGAGTTGCAGTCATTGTTAATACATGAGGTTGTTCGCCTTTTTGTTGTAACTTCGCCCTTTGTTCAACCCCAAAACGATGCTGTTCATCAATGACAACTAAACCTAAACGTTGAAAATTGACTTTATCTTGAATTAAGGCATGAGTTCCCACTAATAAAGGTAATTCACCTGTTTCTAACTGAGAGTGAATTTCTCGTCTTTTCGCTATTTTTGTCGAACCTGTTAATAATTCAACTGGCAAATGTAGTAAATTAAACCAACTAACTAACTTACGATAATGTTGTTCTGCTAATACTTCCGTCGGAGCCATCAATGCCGCTTGATAACCTGATTGAATTGCTGCCACAATAGCCACAACCGCAACAACAGTTTTACCTGAACCTACATCACCCTGTACTAACCGATTCATGGGTGTAGATTTTTGCAAGTCGTTGAGAATATCGTTGATAACTCTTTGCTGTGCGCCGGTGAGTTGAAAAGGTAGTATTTTGTGGAAATTTTCTAATAGTTGTCCTTTGGGGGCAAGAATGGCACTGGTTTGAATTTCTTTAGCTTTTTTCTGACGTTGTAGTAAGCCTAATTGCAGATAGAAAAATTCATCAAATACTAAGCGGCGACGGGCTATTCTTAAAGCATCGCTATCTTCAGGAAAATGAATATTAGCGATCGCATCCTTCAATTCCATCAAACCATACTTTTCCCGCAAACCTTTAGGTAAGGGGTCTTTCAAATTAACCGCAGCAGGTAAAGCCGTAATCACCGCTTGACGTACCGTATTCGCCACCACTCCCTCAGTCAAAGCATAAATCGGCACAACCCGCCCAATCGTCAGGGAATCAATGGTATCCCCTGGATTTGCCAAAACTTCTAATTCTGGGTTATCCAGCGTTAACCCATATTTACCTCCCTTTACCAACCCACAGGCAGCAATTACACTACCCACCGGATAGCGACGTTTTAAACCTTCTTGCCAACCACGACTGCTAAAACGCGCCCCCGCATAAAAACGGCTAACTTTAATTTGACCTGTATTATCTTTAAGAATTAATTCTAAAATTGATAATTTCTTATTTTTAGGGCTGGTAAAGAAATTACAACGTTTCACCGTCGCTATTATCGTTACTGTTTCACCTCCCTGCAACTCTTGAATATTTACCTGACGGGCATAATCAATATGATCACGAGGATAATTAAACAGTAAATCACGCACAGTATGTAAATCCAACCGCGCTAAATTTTCAGCATTTTTAATGCCTATTTCTGGCAATTCACTGAGTTTTTGCTCAATTTTTGGAGCTAGTCGCCGACTAACCTCTGCCACAATTGGAGTTGTGGGATTTAGGGTTTTACTTGGATATATTCTCCCCTGCTCCTCTGCTCCTCTGCTCCCCTGCTCCCGCTCCTCCAGTTCTTGCTGTAGTTGGTAGAGATATCTTCTGACTTCGGCAATTAAGTGTTGTCTTGCTTCCACTCCCAAATTTGGATAGCTGGCAAATTGCATCGCTATTTCGTGCCAGCGAGAACGTTCTTTGGGGGGCAAAGCTTGGGGGAATTTCCCAAACGTCAAACTCAGAAATTCACTGAAGCGGTATTGCTTACCCACCAAATCAGCAAAGCCATGTTCAGCCTCTACAGCTAAGGCTTTATGCAATCTTATCCAATCGGGTATGTCATTAGTCATTGGTCATTGGTCATTGGTCATTGGTCATTGGTCATTGGTCATTGGTGATTGGTCATTGGTCATTGGTCATTGGTCATTGTTGATTGGTCATTGGTCATTGGTCATTGGTGATTGGTCATTGGTCATTAAAGTTAATTGATTTTTATCTACACTCAGTACTCAGTACTCATTACTCATTACTCATTACTCATTACTCATTACTCATTACTCAGTATTCATTACTCGGTACTCAGTACTCTATTCAAACCAACTAGAACGCCATGCAGCTTCAGCTTCAGCAATTTTGAGTTCTCGCTGCTTCTTTTGATAATCTCGTCCTAGTTTGTTGAGGTTTACCAAAATATTCCGAATTTGCTTGCGTCCTGACAAAAGTGTCGTATCAGAAAATTCAATTTCTCCTAGTCGCAAGTTAATAGTTATAATCTGCGTCAAGCTAGAATCTTCTGATTCTTGATCATTGCTAATTTCAATAACTATGTTTAATAGGTTCGGTGGTCCTGGCATTACCTCGGCAGATGCTTCTGAGGCTGCTGCTGCGGCTGCTAAAATTGGTTCTGGTAGTTTTTTGGGTAAAATCTTAGCTTTTTGGAGTAAAGAATTAGCATCGCTGGAGACTTTTTTTAACGTTTCCACAATCGCTTCCTCTAAATCTTGCTGCCATTCTGCCAATTCTATTGGATTGGATGGATCTAAGTATTTGGAATTTTTAATGTTGGATTCTGGATGTTTTTTATCTTCATTAATTTCCTCAATTTCCTCAATTTCCTCAATTTCCTCAATTTCCTCAATTTCCTCAATTTCCTCAATTTCCTCAATTTCTTCACCGTGAAGATAATTGAGCAACTGTTCAGAAGCTTGTTGACCCAGTTTGCGGATGCCTTGTTGTAATTGCTGCCGCTGATTCAGTGATAACTTCAGAAGGTTTTCTGGATATCCCTGAGTACAAAGGTGGTAGCTTGCCAAAATTAACTGTTTCTGTAGGGTTACTCCTAAGATAGTTAAATAACTGACATAAGCACTGTGAAGTTCTCTAGCGATCGCACTAATCGCTTCTTTCACCATTGCAACATCCTGTTCTATTCGCTCAATTGCTCTAGCCATATCTTCTCATAATTTTCCATCTGCACTTTATTATGGTACAAACGTACGAAATTGGGGGCAATAAAATACAGGCCAGCAAATTTTGCTAGACCTGTTATTTAACAGTTATCAGTTTCATCGCTGGGCAAAAACCATACCATAAAGCGTTAGGACTGTTTACTGTGTAATGATTTAAGTATTAATTAATCAAAAGTCTTTAATCAATAGTCATTAGTTAATTATTTATTTTCAACAAATGACTACTGACTATTGACTAATCACTAAATTACTTAACGCCCATTTGAGCAGCGACTTCCTCAGCAAAGCTAATTTCGTTCTTTTCAATGCCTTCACCTAGCACATAGCGCACAAAGCGATTGACTTGAATTTCTTCACCTATTTTAGACTTAACCTGTTTTAGCAAGTCTTCTACCGAGATACTTTGATCACGAATATAAGGTTGATCCAACAAAGTCATTTCTTTTAGGCGTTTGTCAATTCGTCCTTGAACAATCTTTTCTTTGATGTTCTCTGGCTTATTCCCTAAATCATCCTTGCCCATTTCGATGTCTTTTTCTTTTTTGACAAGTTCGGCAGGAATTTGATCTATAGTGACATATTCGACATTAGGACAAGCAGCCACTTGCATAGCTGCGTTTTTAGCCAAGCTTTGGAATTCTTCGTTACTGGATGCTTCCTGGGTTTGGGTGTTCAGTTGCACCAAAACACCAACTCTGCCACCAGTGTGAATATAGCTATCTACTACCCCTGGTGTGTCACCAAGAGCGAAATTGACAAAGCGCCGTACCTGAATATTTTCTCCCAGGGTAGCAATAACTTGCTTAATGGCTTCGTCTACGGTAACGCTGGCATTTTCAATGTAGGGTTGAGCTAGTAAGGACTCCAGACTATCAGCAGTTGCAGCTTGCTTGGCTAGGCTCTTAACTAAAGCTTTAAACGCATCGTTACGGGCAACGAAATCAGTTTGACAGTTGACTTCTATCAGTACACCCACTTGGCCACCTGGCTGAATGTAGGTGTCTACTAGACCTTCTGCCGCAATGCGATCGCTTTTTTTACCCGCTGAGGCGATGCCTTTTTGCCGTAGCCAATCGCCAGCTTTTTCTATGTCGCCATCAGTTTCTTTTAGCGCTTTTTTGCAGTCC contains the following coding sequences:
- the recG gene encoding ATP-dependent DNA helicase RecG; protein product: MTNDIPDWIRLHKALAVEAEHGFADLVGKQYRFSEFLSLTFGKFPQALPPKERSRWHEIAMQFASYPNLGVEARQHLIAEVRRYLYQLQQELEEREQGSRGAEEQGRIYPSKTLNPTTPIVAEVSRRLAPKIEQKLSELPEIGIKNAENLARLDLHTVRDLLFNYPRDHIDYARQVNIQELQGGETVTIIATVKRCNFFTSPKNKKLSILELILKDNTGQIKVSRFYAGARFSSRGWQEGLKRRYPVGSVIAACGLVKGGKYGLTLDNPELEVLANPGDTIDSLTIGRVVPIYALTEGVVANTVRQAVITALPAAVNLKDPLPKGLREKYGLMELKDAIANIHFPEDSDALRIARRRLVFDEFFYLQLGLLQRQKKAKEIQTSAILAPKGQLLENFHKILPFQLTGAQQRVINDILNDLQKSTPMNRLVQGDVGSGKTVVAVVAIVAAIQSGYQAALMAPTEVLAEQHYRKLVSWFNLLHLPVELLTGSTKIAKRREIHSQLETGELPLLVGTHALIQDKVNFQRLGLVVIDEQHRFGVEQRAKLQQKGEQPHVLTMTATPIPRTLALTVHGDLDVSQIDELPPGRQQIQTTLLSGQQRHQAYDLMRREVAQGRQIYVVLPLVEESEKLDLRSAVDEHQKLKESVFPDFQVGLLHGRMSSAEKDEAITKFRDNETQILVSTTVVEVGVDVPNATVMLIEHAERFGLSQLHQLRGRVGRGAAQSYCLLMSSSRSPDAQQRLKVLEQSQDGFFISEMDMRFRGPGEVMGTRQSGVADFTLASLVEDEEVLLLARQAAEKVIDMDVDLERWPLMQDELKYRYARLMGGAILT
- the tsf gene encoding translation elongation factor Ts — its product is MAEISAKLVQELRQKTGAGMMDCKKALKETDGDIEKAGDWLRQKGIASAGKKSDRIAAEGLVDTYIQPGGQVGVLIEVNCQTDFVARNDAFKALVKSLAKQAATADSLESLLAQPYIENASVTVDEAIKQVIATLGENIQVRRFVNFALGDTPGVVDSYIHTGGRVGVLVQLNTQTQEASSNEEFQSLAKNAAMQVAACPNVEYVTIDQIPAELVKKEKDIEMGKDDLGNKPENIKEKIVQGRIDKRLKEMTLLDQPYIRDQSISVEDLLKQVKSKIGEEIQVNRFVRYVLGEGIEKNEISFAEEVAAQMGVK